AAGAAACCCGAAATATATCCCTAAAAATGGAAAACAGATATGAATCAAAAAGGGAAAGGTTGGTATTTATGGTTATTTCCTTTAAAGATGCTCAAGGTGGATTTAATAATTTGGTGATAGTAGAAAGCCATGGAGTAGTGACAACCAGTTTAAAAAATATAGAAACAGCATTAAAGACTCACAAAAGAAAATTAAAACGAATAAAGGCGAAACAAAAGTGAACGTAATGAAACTAACACATATAAACAAACTAGGAAAACTTTGAGATGATTCGTACCTGCTTAGGTTTAGAATAGGCTTGTCCTCATGAGATCTTCAGGAGAACAAAGCCTTTATTATCGTCTTTTAGCAAATGTTATAAAATATCCGTTGATTCTGCTCTCAACCTAAACCCATGACAGCTATTTCAAGTTTATTTTCCTTTTCTTTTTTTCATTTTATCATCCAATACCTTTATTCCATCCATTAATTTCTCTTTAGGGAGATTCAAATACAAATCCCCAATACTAATTTCAAAATAACTTGATGTCTCACTTACTTCCCTAACATAACTAGAAAGGCCGAGATTTTTTTCCTGGCAGATTTCAGTTAGAATGTGTTCCATATCTTCTTTTGACGCATCGAAATGAACATGAAACATATTGGATACAGGCACTTGTGGAATCGTTGACACGCCGAAGCATTGATTATATAACTCAGACAGTTCCATTGCTCCTTCAAAATACTGTTTCATTTTATCGATCCGCTGATCAAAATAATAGTTTGCACTGAGGAAATATGGATAAAGGCTGATTAAATCACCGCCATGGCGCCTTTTCCATATTTTCGACTTTTCCGTAAAGGCTTGATCGCCAGCCAAAATCGCTCCGGCAATAGCGCCAATACCTTTGTAGAAAGAAACATATACACTATCAAACAAATGGCAAATATCCGCTGCGGATTTTTTATAATATGGGAGAATTTCAAAAAGTCTTGCCCCATCCAGGTGCAATTTGATTCCTTTTTCCTTGCAATACGCAGAGATATCCTCTAACGTTTTATAGGATGGAAGCTGACCCCCTATTTCACGCTGCGGTAATTCGAGCAGCAAACAGGCCACATCCTCATTCATGCTTGTTACATCTTCTAGTTGTATGACTCTATTCTCATCCGCTAATAAGACGGTTTCAATTTGATGAAGTTCTTTTAATCCATCTTCCTCATGAATTTCTAAATGGCTTAATGGATGATAAGCTGCCTTCTTTATTCCTTTTTGATCGCACCAAATGCGAAGGGCTATTTGCTGGGCCATTGTCCCGCTAGGAAAAAATACAGCGGATTCTTTCCCAAGGATTGCGGCCATTTTATTCTGAAATTCTTCAATTACTTCCCCTTTACCATACATATCACTTTCCAAATTTCCATCCAATCCTTGGAATGCATCCTGCAAAACTTTCATGTTTCTGGCTCCATGGCCGCCCACTTGATATTTTGCATGTTTAAATGCATTCTGCAATGTATTTTGGCCGCTCATCTACCCCACTCCTATCAACGGTTGCAAAAATTTTACTCTACCCACATTTTACAATACACATCATCGCAATATGTATATTTTATGAGCCTGTTTGAAAATCATTTCAAGTTGTATTTTTTAAACGAATTCCTATATTAGGAAGTAATATATAATGTCATTTTCGCGAATTTTATTTTTTCCTACAAAATGATTTTATCGTTGTATAATATTGGTAATTAAGGAGAGTGAATAAAATATGAACCCTTTTGAATTAGTACTATTTATTTTTCCTATTGTGGTTATTGTAACTTCAGTTCTTGGGTTTTTATTGTTAAGAAAATGGTTTATTATGCCTTTTATAACAGCAATGTTTTTCACTATCTTAACGTTTACTGTCTTCAACGAAACTTTCTTTCATTGGGTTGTTATATACACACTTCTTTCCATCGCCATCTGTTTTCCAATGAAATTTATCA
Above is a genomic segment from Neobacillus endophyticus containing:
- a CDS encoding threonine aldolase family protein, translated to MSGQNTLQNAFKHAKYQVGGHGARNMKVLQDAFQGLDGNLESDMYGKGEVIEEFQNKMAAILGKESAVFFPSGTMAQQIALRIWCDQKGIKKAAYHPLSHLEIHEEDGLKELHQIETVLLADENRVIQLEDVTSMNEDVACLLLELPQREIGGQLPSYKTLEDISAYCKEKGIKLHLDGARLFEILPYYKKSAADICHLFDSVYVSFYKGIGAIAGAILAGDQAFTEKSKIWKRRHGGDLISLYPYFLSANYYFDQRIDKMKQYFEGAMELSELYNQCFGVSTIPQVPVSNMFHVHFDASKEDMEHILTEICQEKNLGLSSYVREVSETSSYFEISIGDLYLNLPKEKLMDGIKVLDDKMKKRKGK
- a CDS encoding DUF2651 family protein, whose product is MNPFELVLFIFPIVVIVTSVLGFLLLRKWFIMPFITAMFFTILTFTVFNETFFHWVVIYTLLSIAICFPMKFIKMRKH